One Acaryochloris thomasi RCC1774 genomic window, CGCACGGCGAATCGAAAAATTAGAGCAGATTGTCGAGGAGATCCGTGAACACGGCGGCACGGCGAAATGCAAAGCCGTGGATGTCACCCGTCGCGAGGATGTAAAAGCGTTTATTGAGTTTGCTAAAGACCAGTTTGGTCGTGTTGATGTCATCTTCAACAATGCAGGTGTCATGCCCTTATCTCCGTTGAACGCCTTGAAAGTCGAGGAATGGGATAACACGATCAACGTGAATGTTCACGGCGTATTGAACGGAATTGCAGCCGGTCTCCCCATTATGGAAGCCCAGGGCGGCGGGCACTTTATCAATACTGCATCCATCGGCGCACATGCAGTCTCGCCCACTGCGGCGGTTTACTGTGCAACTAAGTATGCCGTTTGGGCTATCTCCGAAGGGCTGCGGCAGGAATCGAAGAACATCCGCGTGACTACACTCTCTCCTGGTGTCGTCGAGACGGAACTCGGCTCAGATATTACAGATGAATCAGCCCAAGACTTTTTGAAGGAACTCCGTAAGAATGCCCTTAGTTCGGATGCGATCGCAAAGGCCGTTTTGTATGCTGTGTCCCAGACCGATGATGTCGATGTCAATGAGGTGATTGTCCGCCCAACCACAAGCACATTCTAAGCAAAAGGAAGTTCAGCGATTCAAACGAGACAGTGAGCTCTGCGAAGTGAAAGCCAATGGGGTTTTTTTTCGCTAATGACTCAGAAGTTCTGCGGCAGATTTGACAATATCTCCAGCCAATTAAGCGAGTGATGACTTGTCTGTTTCTGTCTTCACCAGACGTGGATAGACAATATCTGCCGTTAGGACGAGCAACAAATGAAACGGCAGGATGAGCAGCGTAAGGGTCGAAAATCTTGCTACGCCTAATGCAGCCTCAATCGGTTTGGGCTGAGGTTTTAACCAGTCGAATGCGGTCTTCAAAAATTCTAAGACCTGCACTCTACCATCGATGCATTGCCAAGGACTGTGAGCCACGATCAAATGCTCTGGTTCCCAGGCTTGAACGTTTGCGAAGGCTTGGCGCAGAGATTCACGGCCAAAGGAGTG contains:
- a CDS encoding SDR family oxidoreductase → MSNLNGKVIAITGASSGIGEASAKLLAENGAKVVLGARRIEKLEQIVEEIREHGGTAKCKAVDVTRREDVKAFIEFAKDQFGRVDVIFNNAGVMPLSPLNALKVEEWDNTINVNVHGVLNGIAAGLPIMEAQGGGHFINTASIGAHAVSPTAAVYCATKYAVWAISEGLRQESKNIRVTTLSPGVVETELGSDITDESAQDFLKELRKNALSSDAIAKAVLYAVSQTDDVDVNEVIVRPTTSTF